A portion of the Phyllopteryx taeniolatus isolate TA_2022b chromosome 15, UOR_Ptae_1.2, whole genome shotgun sequence genome contains these proteins:
- the man1b1a gene encoding endoplasmic reticulum mannosyl-oligosaccharide 1,2-alpha-mannosidase isoform X1, with translation MMYPPTRKDFISLTLTDPNCHIYNNGKHRKQSCWRKWKQLSRLQRSIILFLLALTLVLALVSYSRLSKQRIGLSKKEDWMEMIDDGLKPAFPDVNLKPVVGPDSMTEVKGPNILIFQKPPINKRIFPNKRGPPSLQKNGNVSLTFLVGRQEVVQDAEEENGDKQKKLVSWRGAIIEADQVTEPPPSANEKDAAAPPAPEILAGSVPFTASSGAVDRLEAVRDAFRHAWKGYKDYAWGHDELKPISKSYSEWFGLGLTLIDSLDTMWIMDLKEEFAEAKQWIEKELSFNQNVDVNLFETTIRVLGGLLSTYHLTGDQLFLNKAKDLGSRLMPAFKTPSKIPFSDVNIGKGTAHPPRWTSDSSMAEVTSIQLEFRELSRLTQDPQYKEVVDEVMKQVHKLPGKHDGLIPMFINTNSGQFSHRGIYTLGARADSYYEYLLKQWIQGGKTEDELLEDYIEAINGVKKHLVRQTGPRKLTFVGELSHNRFSPKMDHLVCFLPGTLALGSYNDLPGDHMDLAVQLMETCHHMYTQMETGLSPEIAHFNLHDTDSNDIIVKPADRHNLLRPETVESLFYMYRLTKNPKYREWGWEILQSFNKYTRVSDGGYTSINNVRDPENPEPRDKMESFFLGETLKYFYLLFSDDMELLSLDKYVFNTEAHPLPIWPTPPE, from the exons AAATGGAAGCAGCTGTCTCGGCTCCAGCGAAGCATTATCCTCTTTCTTCTTGCGCTCACCCTCGTATTGGCCCTCGTGTCTTATTCCCGCCTATCAAAGCAAAGGATAG GTTTATCAAAAAAGGAAGACTGGATGGAAATGATTGACGATGGGTTGAAGCCTGCATTTCCTGATGTAAATCTTAAGCCAGTTGTAGGTCCAGATTCCATGACTGAAGTTAAAGGACCAAACATCCTCATTTTTCAAAAACCTCCCATAAAT AAGAGGATATTTCCAAACAAGAGAGGTCCACCAAGCCTTCAGAAAAATGGTAATGTCTCACTCACATTTCTTGTGGGAAGACAAGAAGTAGTACAAGATGCAGAGGAGGAAAATGgggataaacaaaaaaagttggtcAG CTGGCGAGGAGCAATAATTGAAGCCGATCAAGTCACTGAGCCTCCACCCTCAGCCAATGAGAAGGATGCTGCAGCCCCCCCAGCACCAGAGATTCTAGCTGGTTCTGTCCCATTCACTG CTTCATCTGGAGCTGTGGACAGGTTGGAGGCCGTACGTGATGCCTTTCGACACGCGTGGAAGGGATACAAGGACTACGCCTGGGGTCACGATGAGCTCAAGCCTATCTCAAAGTCTTATAGCGAGTGGTTTGGTCTGGGTTTGACCCTCATTGATTCCCTGGACACGATGTGGATTATGGACTTGAAAGAAG AGTTTGCAGAGGCAAAGCAATGGATAGAGAAGGAGCTCTCGTTCAACCAAAATGTGGATGTAAATCTTTTCGAGACAACCATACGTGTTCTTGGTGGTCTGCTGAGCACCTACCATCTAACTGGAGACCAGCTGTTCCTAAATAAAGCT AAAGACCTCGGGTCCAGGTTGATGCCTGCCTTCAAAACACCCTCAAAGATCCCATTCTCTGACGTGAATATCGGGAAAGGAACAGCTCACCCGCCTCGATGGACGTCTGACAGCTCTATGGCAGAGGTCACTAGCATTCAGTTGGAATTTAGAGAGCTGAGCCGGCTCACTCAGGACCCCCAGTACAAG GAGGTTGTAGATGAGGTAATGAAGCAGGTTCACAAGCTTCCGGGCAAACACGATGGTCTGATACCAATGTTCATCAACACCAATAGTGGCCAGTTCTCTCACAGAGGCATCTACACACTGGGCGCCAGGGCGGACAGCTACTATGAATACCTGCTCAAGCAGTGGATTCAGGGAGGCAAGACCGAAGATGA GCTGTTGGAGGACTACATTGAAGCAATCAATGGAgtaaaaaaacaccttgtgaGACAGACTGGGCCACGCAAATTGACCTTTGTTGGAGAGCTGTCCCATAATCGCTTCAGTCCCAAAATG GACCACCTGGTATGCTTCCTGCCAGGAACCCTGGCACTGGGATCTTACAATGACCTTCCGGGGGACCACATGGATTTAGCTGTACAGTTGATGGAGACTTGTCACCACATGTACACACAGATGGAGACTGGACTTAGCCCAGAGATCGCTCACTTCAACCTGCACGACACTGATAGTAATGACATTATTGTCAAG ccTGCAGACCGACATAACCTGCTGAGACCCGAGACAGTGGAAAGTCTCTTCTACATGTATAGATTGACAAAGAACCCCAAATACAGAGAGTGGGGATGGGAAATTCTGCAGAGTTTCAACAAGTACACCAGG GTGTCCGACGGCGGTTACACATCGATCAACAACGTCCGTGACCCGGAGAACCCGGAGCCTAGAGACAAGATGGAGAGTTTCTTTCTGGGTGAGACGTTGAAGTACTTCTACCTGCTCTTCTCTGACGACATGGAGCTTCTCAGTCTGGACAAATATGTCTTCAACACTGAGGCCCACCCGCTCCCCATATGGCCCACACCGCCCGAGTGA
- the man1b1a gene encoding endoplasmic reticulum mannosyl-oligosaccharide 1,2-alpha-mannosidase isoform X2 produces MEMIDDGLKPAFPDVNLKPVVGPDSMTEVKGPNILIFQKPPINKRIFPNKRGPPSLQKNGNVSLTFLVGRQEVVQDAEEENGDKQKKLVSWRGAIIEADQVTEPPPSANEKDAAAPPAPEILAGSVPFTASSGAVDRLEAVRDAFRHAWKGYKDYAWGHDELKPISKSYSEWFGLGLTLIDSLDTMWIMDLKEEFAEAKQWIEKELSFNQNVDVNLFETTIRVLGGLLSTYHLTGDQLFLNKAKDLGSRLMPAFKTPSKIPFSDVNIGKGTAHPPRWTSDSSMAEVTSIQLEFRELSRLTQDPQYKEVVDEVMKQVHKLPGKHDGLIPMFINTNSGQFSHRGIYTLGARADSYYEYLLKQWIQGGKTEDELLEDYIEAINGVKKHLVRQTGPRKLTFVGELSHNRFSPKMDHLVCFLPGTLALGSYNDLPGDHMDLAVQLMETCHHMYTQMETGLSPEIAHFNLHDTDSNDIIVKPADRHNLLRPETVESLFYMYRLTKNPKYREWGWEILQSFNKYTRVSDGGYTSINNVRDPENPEPRDKMESFFLGETLKYFYLLFSDDMELLSLDKYVFNTEAHPLPIWPTPPE; encoded by the exons ATGGAAATGATTGACGATGGGTTGAAGCCTGCATTTCCTGATGTAAATCTTAAGCCAGTTGTAGGTCCAGATTCCATGACTGAAGTTAAAGGACCAAACATCCTCATTTTTCAAAAACCTCCCATAAAT AAGAGGATATTTCCAAACAAGAGAGGTCCACCAAGCCTTCAGAAAAATGGTAATGTCTCACTCACATTTCTTGTGGGAAGACAAGAAGTAGTACAAGATGCAGAGGAGGAAAATGgggataaacaaaaaaagttggtcAG CTGGCGAGGAGCAATAATTGAAGCCGATCAAGTCACTGAGCCTCCACCCTCAGCCAATGAGAAGGATGCTGCAGCCCCCCCAGCACCAGAGATTCTAGCTGGTTCTGTCCCATTCACTG CTTCATCTGGAGCTGTGGACAGGTTGGAGGCCGTACGTGATGCCTTTCGACACGCGTGGAAGGGATACAAGGACTACGCCTGGGGTCACGATGAGCTCAAGCCTATCTCAAAGTCTTATAGCGAGTGGTTTGGTCTGGGTTTGACCCTCATTGATTCCCTGGACACGATGTGGATTATGGACTTGAAAGAAG AGTTTGCAGAGGCAAAGCAATGGATAGAGAAGGAGCTCTCGTTCAACCAAAATGTGGATGTAAATCTTTTCGAGACAACCATACGTGTTCTTGGTGGTCTGCTGAGCACCTACCATCTAACTGGAGACCAGCTGTTCCTAAATAAAGCT AAAGACCTCGGGTCCAGGTTGATGCCTGCCTTCAAAACACCCTCAAAGATCCCATTCTCTGACGTGAATATCGGGAAAGGAACAGCTCACCCGCCTCGATGGACGTCTGACAGCTCTATGGCAGAGGTCACTAGCATTCAGTTGGAATTTAGAGAGCTGAGCCGGCTCACTCAGGACCCCCAGTACAAG GAGGTTGTAGATGAGGTAATGAAGCAGGTTCACAAGCTTCCGGGCAAACACGATGGTCTGATACCAATGTTCATCAACACCAATAGTGGCCAGTTCTCTCACAGAGGCATCTACACACTGGGCGCCAGGGCGGACAGCTACTATGAATACCTGCTCAAGCAGTGGATTCAGGGAGGCAAGACCGAAGATGA GCTGTTGGAGGACTACATTGAAGCAATCAATGGAgtaaaaaaacaccttgtgaGACAGACTGGGCCACGCAAATTGACCTTTGTTGGAGAGCTGTCCCATAATCGCTTCAGTCCCAAAATG GACCACCTGGTATGCTTCCTGCCAGGAACCCTGGCACTGGGATCTTACAATGACCTTCCGGGGGACCACATGGATTTAGCTGTACAGTTGATGGAGACTTGTCACCACATGTACACACAGATGGAGACTGGACTTAGCCCAGAGATCGCTCACTTCAACCTGCACGACACTGATAGTAATGACATTATTGTCAAG ccTGCAGACCGACATAACCTGCTGAGACCCGAGACAGTGGAAAGTCTCTTCTACATGTATAGATTGACAAAGAACCCCAAATACAGAGAGTGGGGATGGGAAATTCTGCAGAGTTTCAACAAGTACACCAGG GTGTCCGACGGCGGTTACACATCGATCAACAACGTCCGTGACCCGGAGAACCCGGAGCCTAGAGACAAGATGGAGAGTTTCTTTCTGGGTGAGACGTTGAAGTACTTCTACCTGCTCTTCTCTGACGACATGGAGCTTCTCAGTCTGGACAAATATGTCTTCAACACTGAGGCCCACCCGCTCCCCATATGGCCCACACCGCCCGAGTGA